In Deltaproteobacteria bacterium, the DNA window GAGCGCCTTGATGGTCTCACGAACAGCCGTTGGATGATGGGCGAAATCGTCCATCACAGTAACGCCGTTTTTGACCCCCCTTACCTGCTGCCTGCGGTAGATTCCGGCAAAGGTCGAAAGGCCTTCCGCCAACTGGGCGGATGAAAGCCCCAGGTCGTCGGCCACGGCGATTACGGACAGGGCGTTTAAAAGATTGTGCTCGCCCTGAAGCGGAGTTTTGAAACTCCCGAAAAGGGCATCGCCCTTGTAAACCGAAAAATTTGTGAAAGGCGGCGAAATCGAAACATCCGAAAAACGCCAGAACGCATCGGGCCCTGTTCCGTAGGACGCCGTTCTGCACCTGGCCCTTTTGAGGATGCCATCAATATTTTCATCTGGAACGTGGTGGACCAAAAGGCATTCTGGGTCAAGGCCCTCCACGAAAAGGCCAAAGGCCGATACAACGGCGGCGAGGTCTGCATAGATGTCCGCATGATCGAACTCAACGCTGGTGAGAATCGCGCGCGTTGGCCTGTAATGCAGGAATTTTGGGCGCTTGTCGAAAAAAGCCGAGTCGTACTCGTCGCCCTCTATCACCATATGGGGGCCCTGGCCCACCCGGTGATTGCTCTCGAAATTGGTGGCGATCCCACCCACCATGAAGGTGGGGTCAAGCCCCGCCGAGAAGAGAACCCATGACAGAAGCGCCGAGGTGGTGGTTTTCCCGTGGGTTCCCGTAACCAGAAGGGCGCTTTTCCCGGACGCGAAAAGCTCGTTCAGGGCCTGAGGAAACGAGACGTAATAAAGCCCGTTTTCCCTTACAGCCACACTTTCCGGGTTGTCCCGTGAAAGGGCGTTTCCCAGCACAACCAGATCAGGGGCCGGCTCCAGGTTCTTCGCCGAATATCCCTGGGCCACCGGGATGCCCTTTTTCTCCAGGAAGACGCTCATGGGCGGATACACGTTGGCGTCCGACCCCTTTACCATGTAGCCAGAATCCTTCAGCATCCCGGCCAGGGCACCCATGCCCGTGCCGCACACACCGCTTAAGTGGATTGTCCGAACCTTCAAAGGCGCCTTGTTCCGGCTTGGGTCCATGCTCTTTCCTCGTCCCGTCCTCGTGATTTTACAGCGATCAGCCTTCTTTCATACCTCAATCCGGCTTTTCGGACAACCCCAATCGTAAAAACCCCACTTAACGCCCTTTTGAATTTCCGCGACATGGCCAGAAAAAAACAGCCGGAAAGGCCTTGCGACCTTTCCGGCTGCTGTCAGGCTGAATCAGCCCATCTGAAGGTTATTTCTGGGATTTGAGCTGCTCCTCATACTCGGTGTAGGTGCAGGGCCGGACATCGCTGATGAGATCGGCGTAGGGCATGTACAGGCTGTCGCCGTAGATCTCGATCTGGTTGCGCACGTCCAGCAGTTCCCTGTCCCAAGGATATCCGCCGTTGTAGAAGTCGCCGCCCTCGCGGAGGCGCTCGATGATACCCGTGCCGACCTCGTTTCCAAGGGCCGAGTTGGTCTGGATGGAGGCCTGGTGGTAAGCGCGGGCCATGTCGCCCCTGTGGTTGACGGATATTCCGTTGAAGAGCACGAGGCCCGGAGTATTGGGATTGACGTCAAGGTCCTCTGCCGAGCCGTTCAGCACTCCTGAAATTCCCAGGAGGTGGTCATGGGCGTAAATGTAAAGGGTTCCGCCAATGTTCACGGTGAGCGGGTTCGCCAGGGTGCCGACGAGCTGTCCTTCAAAGTGTGCGTCGGACCCTGTGGTTATTTTGCCGTTGGGGCAGCCGTAAATGTTGCCAAGGTTGGACTGGAGAATGATCTCGTTGGCGACATTGGCGTTGCCGCAGATGTAGATGTTGCCGTAGGGGTTGTTGCCGAACGGATCGTTGTCACCCTCGTTGGGATCATAAGCCCGATCCAGATCGGATTCAATGTAGAGGTTCACGCAGTTGATGGTCTGGTCAACCCACTCGTGCCGCCATGCGGTCCGCTGAACGTCGATGCCGTTCCTGATGTAACCGACGAAATCATCGTCCGGCGGATCGACGTAGACGTCGCCGGTGGCGTGGATCACCGAATTGGTGTAGCCGATGATCAGGCCAAGCTGCTGGTCGGTACGGTTGGTGTTGACGAAGAACTTGAGTGCTCCGCCGCCCAGGGTGACGATGGTGGCTCCGCCGTTGGCGCCTATGCCGTTGGCGTCGCCGCCCATGTAGATGTTATCGCCGCCCAGGACGATGGCCCAGTCGTTCCTGCCGTTCCAGTCGCCGAAGGGGCTGCCCTGGTCACGAACGCCGGTGGTGGTCATGATGGTGGCAAGATCATTCGCGCCGATGATGAGATCGCCCGTTCCATCCGGTGCGGCCTCGGCGTCGGCCATGATTACGATGGTGCTTCCGCCGCCCACCACCACGTCGCCGTCGATGAGGACCGAGTCATCAGCCCTGAGGTCTATGCTTCCGCCCGCCACCATGTCGCCGCCCGCAACGAGGATGATCTCTTCGTCGTGGTTGGTTCCGTCAATGGCTGTATCCAGTGCGCCGTCGGTAACCCCGTCACCGGCGATAACCGTAATGCCGCCGGGGATGTAGGTGAGGACGCCGCTTTCGGTGTACTGCACCCGGTTCTCGCCAAAGAAGGTGGAGCCGGTTGAAGCTACGTA includes these proteins:
- the mpl gene encoding UDP-N-acetylmuramate:L-alanyl-gamma-D-glutamyl-meso-diaminopimelate ligase, encoding MDPSRNKAPLKVRTIHLSGVCGTGMGALAGMLKDSGYMVKGSDANVYPPMSVFLEKKGIPVAQGYSAKNLEPAPDLVVLGNALSRDNPESVAVRENGLYYVSFPQALNELFASGKSALLVTGTHGKTTTSALLSWVLFSAGLDPTFMVGGIATNFESNHRVGQGPHMVIEGDEYDSAFFDKRPKFLHYRPTRAILTSVEFDHADIYADLAAVVSAFGLFVEGLDPECLLVHHVPDENIDGILKRARCRTASYGTGPDAFWRFSDVSISPPFTNFSVYKGDALFGSFKTPLQGEHNLLNALSVIAVADDLGLSSAQLAEGLSTFAGIYRRQQVRGVKNGVTVMDDFAHHPTAVRETIKALKPFYPDGRLVAVFEPRTNSSRRNVFQDVYPAAFDKADTVVIRKPPLLEKIPANDRFSSEKLVEDINARGVEARFFDDTESIIGFLADFAKPGDLILVMSNGGFDNIHARLLEAL